ATCCCCAATGGCAAAAAAGCTGGGCACCGGCAGGGTGGCAAGATCGAACCCTTCCACCACCAGATTTTCGCCAAAGGCACCGTAGTCCACCCAGAGCTTTTGACGGAAAGCTTCAATTTTTTCTGCGCTCAGCAGGCTGACCTGCCGGTGCCAGCTGCCGCCGTGGGCATCGCCCACAATACCCCACTCCGGGGTGAGAACAGCGGACGGCACCGGCGTTTTCAAGGTGCCGCGCCGGGGGCTTGTGCAGATAGCCAGAATTTTACCCATAAATTTGTGTTATCCTCCGATCCGGTACATCCCTCGTGTGGCGGGCATAGAGCCTTGGCCGAAGTGATGTTCCCGGGGTTTTGCCAGAATCGTGTTTTGAATGGCCTGCAAAAGGGCCGCGTCGTCCGCGCCGCTGCGCAGCAGAGCACGCAGGTCGGTGCCGGATTCGCTGGCAAGGCACGGACGCAGAAAGCCCTGACTTGTCAGCCGCACCCGGTTGCAGGAAGCGCAGAATTTGCCGTGCACGGCAGCAATCAACCCGATGCTGCCGCGCCAGCCGGGCGCAGAATAATACACCGCCGGCCCATCGCCAAAGGCCGCACCGGTCACCGGCTGCAGCCGCGGCCAGCGGCGGTAAAAGCGCTCCAGCAGTTCCGGGCCGGAAAGGCCGGGCAGCCCGGCACCAAAGCCAATGGGCATCATCTCAATAAAGCGCACCTGCAGCGGATGCTCCTGTGCGAAGGCAGCAAGGCTTTCCAGCTCGCCCTCGTTCACGCCGGGCTGCGGCACACAGTTCAGCTTGACCGGAATGCCGCTGGCAAGGGCCGCCCGGATGCCGTTTTGCACGGCGGCAAGCTCGTCTTTGCCGGTGATGCGCCGGAAGGTCTCCGGGTGCAAGGTGTCAAGGCTGATGTTCACGCTGTCAAGGCCCGCCGCCAGCAGGGCGGGCAGCTTCTGGGCCAGCAGCACGCCGTTGGTGGTAAGGGCAACGCGGCGGATGCCGGGAATGGCTTTCAGGCCCGCCGTCAGTTGTTCCACGCCCCGGCGCACCAGCGGTTCACCGCCGGTGATGCGCACCGTGTCGATGCCGCACTGGGCGAACAGCGCAGCCAGCCGCAGAAATTCCTCATAGGTCAGAATATCTTCGTGGGCCAGCTTTGGCACGCCGTCCGGCATACAGTAGCGGCAGCGCAGGTTGCACAGGTCGGTGACCGAAAGGCGCAGATAGTGGATATTGCGGCCGTATGCATCAAACATAGCCGCCCTCGGCCCGCACATAGTGCCCGCTCTTGCCGCCGGTCTTCTCGACCAAGTGGATCTCGCCCAGCTCCATGCCCTTATCCACGGCCTTGCACATATCGTAGATGGTGAGCAGCGCGGCAGAAACGCCGGTCAGAGCTTCCATTTCCACGCCGGTCACGCCGATGGTCCTGGCGGTGCACACGGCCTCTACGGCCTGCTGTTCGGGCAGAAGGTGAAAATCCACAGTCAGCTTGCTCAGCGGCAGCGGATGGCACAGGGGGATCAGCTCACTGGTGCGCTTGGCCGCCATGATGCCTGCAATGCGGGCCACGCCCAGCACGTCGCCCTTCTGGGCGGTGCCGTCCCGAACAGCGGCAAAGGCTGCCGCATTCATAGTGATGATGCCGCGGGCCACAGCCTGCCGTGCAGTGACGGGCTTTTCGCTCACATCCACCATCACGGCGCTGCCGGACGCATCAAAATGAGAAAGTTTTGTTTCGCTCATAATTTTTACCTTGATAAAGCTCTCCCCTTTGGGAGAGCTGGCAAAGCCGTAAGGCTTTGACTGAGAGGGTTTCAGCAATGCCCGAAGCCGCAGTTGGGCCAGTGGCATTCGGCGCAGCCTAAGCACAGCCCGCCCTCGCCCAGCCGGGCAATGTCCTCGGCAGTGATGGGGTCGTCGGCCAGCAGGCGCGGCAGCAGCAGGTCAAAAATGGTGCGCTTGGCGTACATCACGCAGCCGGGCAGGCCGCACACCGGCACACCGTCCAGATAGCTCACAAGGAACATGGCACCCGGCAGCACCGGTGCGCCATAGGTGATGATCTCGGCACCGGTGTTCTTGATGGCAAGCGGCGTGCGGTCGTCGGGGTCTACGCTCATGCCGCCGGTGGTAAAGATCATCTCGCAGCCTGCGGCCTTTGCTTCCAGAATGGCGGCGGTGATCCCGGCGGGGTCATCGTCGCAGGTTTTGTGATAGGTCATCTCGCAGCCGTATTCAGCCAGCTTGCCCACCAGAACGGGGGTGAATTTGTCCTCGATGCGTCCCTTGAATACCTCGCTGCCGGTGGTGATGACCGCAAACTTTTTCGGGTGGAAAGGCAGCACGTTCAGGATGGGTTCGCTGCCTGCTGCGGCCTGCATGGCATCCATCTTCTCCTGCTCGATCACCAGCGGGATGATGCGGGTGCCGGCCAGCTTCTGGCCCTTTTTCACGGGCAGGTCGCCGTGGATGGTAGCGATCATCATTTGGGGTGTGCGGTTCACGGCCAGCAGGGCGGCGCGGTCGATCTTCAAAAGACCGTCGCAGTCGGCAACCAGTTCGATCTTGCCTTCCTTCGGCTCAGTGCCGTGGATGTTGCGGCCCGCTGCTGCCTTGTACAAAAGGGCAGCGGCTTCGTCCTCGTGCAGGATGCCGGGGCGCTTCTCCCAGACATAGAGATTCTCTTTGCCAATGGAGAGCAACACGGGAATATCCTCCGGCTGGACGATGTGCCCTTTGCGGAAGCGTGCTCCCTTGAACTGGCCGGGAATGATCTGTGTGATGTCGTGGCAGAGCACCTGCCCGACAGCGTCTTCGGTACGGATGAGTTTCATGCAGAACCTCCGTTACAGGGACGGCATCTGGTTCTCGATCCAGTCTGCCAGAGCAGTAGGATCGTCCAGTGCAAAATCAGCGCCCGGCACATCGCCCACGATGGCCATGGGCTGGAACGCGGTGCCCACCGGGCTGACCGAGCTGCGCACCACCTCGATCTTGGCCCAGCCGCTGTCGCCAAAGCCTTCCAGCAGTACAAGGTCGTAGCCGTGGCGCTCGAACAAAGCCAGCAGGTCCTGCTCGTTCAGGCGGAACTGCTCGGTAAGCAGATAGCGCCCGGCAGTAAACACGGCCACACCCTCGGCACCGGCCTCATGCAGGCGGTCGGTCTCGGCGGGTAGGCGCAGATCGTCAGCCTCGCGGATCACGCCCACCTTCAGCCCGCGGCTCTTGAGCACCGGCAGCAGCGTGGCCAGCAGAGCGGTCTTGCCGCTGCCTGCGGAACCGCTGACAGCCAGCACTGCCGGATGCTTGAAGCTCAGTTCGGCGGCAAGCGCCTGTTTCTGTTCACTGTACAAAAGTATCACCCTCCGTTTTATCCCATCGGCAAAAACTGCCGGTTCACTCCTCAATGCGCACAAAGCGCGGCTGCACTTTGCCGTCCCGCTCCACGGTCTCGCACCACATGGCGGCAGGACGCACCCAAAGCCCGCGTTCCCCGTACAGGGCGCGGTACACCACCATTTCCTCTTCGGTCTCGCTGTGGCGGGCCATGCCCAGCACTTCGTATTCGTTGCCCTTGAAATGCCGGTAGCGGCCCGGCTGCACATTATATTTGAATGCTTCCATGTTATCCTCTTTTACACTGACACGCGGCATTCCGGTGCAGAATGCCATATTTATAATCAGTATAGCATATTTCAGCACGGCAAAAAAGGCTTTGGCAGGAAAGATGGAGAAAAAGGCGGCAGGCGGCGGCAAAAGCCGGGAGACAGAGTTGGGTGCTTGAACTGCCGCGCCACAGATGCTATACTGAAACGATAAGGGGATACCCCCCTGAAAAAGCTCTGAAGATAAAGGAAAAAGCCCTATGAGGATCGGACTTATTGAATTTCTGCTCATCCTTGCCATTGCGTCGCTCACCATCGGGCCGCAGGTGGCATTGTTCGTGGATCGCTGGATGCGCCGGGCAAACCGCGCCAATGCCCGCGCCGCCCGCCGCCGTGCCGAGTATGCGGCCCAGATGGCGGTGGAGCGGGACGCGTTGCTCAAGCGGTTCCGCACGGCCAGCACGGTGTTTGGCGTGTGCATCCTGCTGGCGCTGGTGTATGCACTGGTGTTCCGGCCCATCGATACGCCGCCACAAGGCTACACCGCGCCGGATGTCCGGCAGGACACCGGTGCAGCACAGACGGCTCTTGCCGCCGATCATAAGGGAACGCTGGATCTGGGCGAATATCAGGGTGTGGACTGCATCCGCACACAGGACGGCCTTGTGTATGCCGCAGCATACGACGGCGCAGCCTTAAAAAAGCGCACGAGCGACCTTGTGCGCACCGACGGCGGACACGATGCGGCCATCCTTTCCGTGGACGGTGAGCTGACCGGTTTTGCCTTTGACGGCAGCGGGGACCTGTGGCTGAGCATCCTCACGCCCGGCGGCGGCAGCCTGTGCCGCGCCGCCCACGACAGCTGGGGCACGGCGGTGGAGCAGGTGGTGACCCAGATCGACGGTGCACCGCTGGGGGCTGTCTCAGCGGTGGAAGCCGCGCCGGACGGCAGGATCTACTTTGCGGTTGCTGCCAGTGCCAGTGCCGCGGACGGGCTGGAGAGCACTCTGCGCACCGAACTGCTGGCCCACACCGGCACGGGCTGCGTGTATGTATACGACCCGGCAGCACGCACGGTGCAGAAGGTGCTGGGCGGTGTGGCCGGTGCTTCCGGGCTGGCCCTGAGCCGGGACGGCAGCACGCTGTTCGTGGCTGACCTTGGGAACCGCTGTGTGTGGAGCGCTGCCGCCGATGCCCGCGACCTGACGGCGGGCGGTAAAAACTGCCAGAGCTTTGTTTCCGGCCTGCCGGGGTATCCCGGTGCGCTTGCTATGGATGAAGACGGCACCCTGTACATCGGCTACCGGTGGGCGCGCAGCAGCTGGCTGGAAAAGAACGCCGACAGCACCCTGCTGCGGGGCATTGCCCTGCGTGCAGGCCGGAATCTGCAGGAAAAGCTATTCAGCCTGCCTGCCGATGCGCCCTGCGCGGAAGCTGTAGATACGGCAGACGGCAGCTGGAAGCGGACGGTCTCCAGCAAGGGTGCAGGCGGTGTGACAGCTCTGTGCCCGGTGGAGAGCAGGCTGTATCTCGGCCTTGCAGGCAGCGAAAAGGTGCGCAGTGCAAATCTTTGATCTTTGATAAAAAACGAGGTGTTTTTTATGACAGAAGAATTCAAAAACAAATCGAGACGCAGGCCCGGCAGGCAGTGACCGAACTGCTGGCCGAAGCAAAGCTGAAAAAGGGCGATGTGTTCGTGGTGGGCTGCTCGTCCAGCGAGATCGTGGGCGGGCACATCGGCAAGGATTCCAGTCTGGAAGCCGCGCAGGCCGTGTACGCGGGCCTTGCCCCAGTGCTGGCCGAAAACGGCATCTGGCTGGCCGCGCAGTGCTGTGAGCATCTGAACCGCGCTATTATCATCGAGCGGGAAGCCGCCGAAAAATACGGCTGGGAAGAGGTGTGCGTGGTGCCGCGCCCCCACGCAGGCGGCAGCTGGGCCACTACCTGCTGGAAGAAGTTCCGGGAGCCGGTGGCCGTGGAAGAGATCCGTGCCCATGCAGGCATTGATATCGGCGGCACCCTGATCGGGATGCACCTGAAGCGGGTGGCTGTGCCGGTGCGGCTGAGCCTTTCCAAAATTGGTGAAGCGAACATCCTGTGCGCCCGCACCCGCCCGAAACTCATCGGCGGCGAACGCGCCAAGTATACCGAGGAGGACTGAGCATCATGGCAGAAAAGAATCTGGAACAGATGCAGGAGGCCGTGGCAGAGATCCGGGAAAAGATGGCAGCCGCGGCCCGTGAAGCAGGCCGCGACCCGGCAGCGGTGCAGCTGTGCGCCGCCTGCAAGACCCGCACGGCACAGACCGTGGCTGCAAGCGCAGCCCTGCCCATCGATGTGTTCGGTGAGAACCATGTGCAGGAGCTGTGCGCAAACTTTGACGCAGGTGCTTACTGCGGCAAGCCCAGCCACTTTATCGGCCATCTGCAGACGAACAAAATTAAAAAGTGCTGGGCCGTGCCAGCCTCATCCAAAGCGTGGACAGCGAGCATCTGCTGAACGCCATCGAGAAGGAAGCAGCCAAGGCCGGCATCGTGCAGAACGTGCTGCTGGAGGTGAACATCGGCGGCGAGGAGAGCAAGACCGGCGTGGCACCGGAAGCGCTCTGGCCGCTGCTGGATGCTGCTGCCGCACAGGAGCACATCCGGGTCAAGGGGCTGATGGCCATTCCGCCCGTGAACGACGATGATGCCCGCAACCGCCGCTATCTGGCCGAGGTGTACAAGCTGTTTGTGCAGGCCGGAGAGCGCGGCTATTCCAACGTGTCCATGGAGACCCTCTCCATGGGCATGAGCGGCGACTTTGAAAACGCCATCCGGGAGGGCGCCACCCTCGTGCGCATCGGCACCGCCATCTACGGCGAGCGGGATTACAGTAAAAAGTAAGAGAACGAACCCTCTCCGTCATTGCTGCGCAATGCCACCTCCCCGAAAGGGGGAGGTTTTGTACAGCTTCCCGAAAGATGCAAAGGCTCCCCCTCTCGGGGGAGCTGGCGAACGAAGTGAGCCTGAGAGGGTTTTACAACAGGAGGAACCATGTCAAAAACCAAAATCAACGACCCCGGGGCGCACCACGCAGGCAGCGGTGCGCTGATCCGGCGTTTTCTGCCCTATCTGGCAAAGTACAAAATGACCCTGTTTCTGGACCTGTTCTGTGCGGCGCTGACCACCCTGTGTGACATCGTGCTGCCCAAGATCATGAGCACCATCACCAACGCCGCCATGGGCGTGGGCATCACTCTGACGGCGGGCATCGTGCTGCGGCTGGCAGCACTCTATTTTGTGCTGCGCATCATCGACGGTGCAGCCAGCTATTACATGTCCAGCATCGGTCATATCATGGGCGTGCACATCGAGACGGATATGCGCCGCGATGCCTTTGACCACCTGCTCAAGCTGGACCACACCTACTACAACAACACCAAGGTAGGCACCATCATGGGCCGCATCACCAACGACCTGTTCGATGTGACCGAGTTTGCCCACCACTGCCCGGAGGAATTTTTCATTGCGGCCATCAAGATCGTGGTGTCCTTTATTATCCTGTGCCGGGCCAGTGTGCCGCTGACGCTGGCGGTGTTCGCCTGCGTGCCGCTGATGGGCGTGGTGTCCGTTTACCTGAACGGACGGCTGCGGGCGCGGTTCCGCCAGCAGCGCGTGCAGATCGGCGAGCTGAACTCCACCATCGAGGACAGCCTGCTGGGGCAGGGTGTCGTGAAGGCCTTTGCCGCCGAGGATGAGGAACGCGAGAAGTTTGCAAAGGGCAACAGGGATTTTGAGCAGATCAAGACCCTCGGCTACTACGCCATGGGTGCCTTCAACACCTCCACCCGCCTGTTCGACGGCCTGATGTATCTGGTGGTCATTCTGGCAGGCGGCCTCTCGCTGGTGTACGGCAGGATCACCGCCGGTGACATGGTGGCCTATATGCTGTACGTCACCACCCTTATTGCCACCATCCGCCGCATCGTGGAGTTTGCCGAGCAGTTCCAGCGCGGCATGACCGGCATCGAGCGCTTTGCCGAGATCATGGACACCCCTGTGACCATCGGCGACGCCCCGGATGCGGTACCGCTGCAGCCCGGCCCCGGTGACATCCGGTTTGAAAACGTCAGCTTTGAGTACCCGGATGACCACAACAAGGTGCTGCACAACGTCAGTCTGGATATCCGGCCGGGCGAACGGCTGGCGTTGGTCGGCCCTTCGGGCGGCGGCAAGACCACCCTGTGCAACCTCATCCCCCGCTTCTACGAGGTGACCAGTGGCCGCATCCTGATCGATGGGCAGGACATCCGCCATGTCACCCTGAAAAGCCTGCGGCAGGATATCGGCATCGTGCAGCAGGACGTGTATCTGTTCAGCGGCACGGTGGCCCAAAACATCGCCTACGGCAAGCCCGGCGCCACCCGCGAAGAGATCATGGAAGCGGCGCGTCTGGCCGGAGCGGAAAAGTTCATTCTGGCCCTGAAGGATGGCTTTGATACCTATGTGGGTGAGCGCGGTGTCAAGCTCTCCGGCGGACAGAAGCAGCGCATCGCCATTGCGCGGGTGTTCCTGAAGAACCCGCCCATCCTCATTCTGGACGAGGCCACCAGCGCACTGGACAACGAAAGCGAGATCCTGGTGGGCCAGAGCCTTGAAAAGCTGGCCCATGGCCGCACCACCCTGACCATCGCCCACCGCCTGACCACCATCAAGGACTACGACCGCATCCTTGTGCTGGGCGAAGAGGGCATCGTAGAATCCGGCACCCACGACCAGCTGCTGGCAAAGCAGGGCGTCTACTACCGCCTGTGGAATCAGCTGCCGGGGGAAGATACGCTGTAAATTTTATTGAACGTACAAAGAAAAACCCGGAAACGACCGTCGTTTCCGGGTTCTTAAGTTTCTGAAAAAATACCGCTGAATTATTCGCCCACGATCAGGCGCACAGAACCATAGATACCGGCATCGTTGCCGAGGATGGCGGGCACGATGGGGGTCTCACGGCAGGACTTGAAGGCATAGACCTTGAAATGCTCCCGCAGCGGGGCAAACAGCACCTCGCCTGCACGGGACACACCGCCGCCGATCATGAACATTTCCGGGTCCACGGTGTTGGCCACATTGGCCAGCGCCATGCCCAGCGTGTCGGTCATCTCGTCCACCTCACGGGCGGCAAGGGCGTCGCCATTGCGGGCGGCATCAAACACGTCCTTGGCGGCAAACTCGGTGCCGCGCAGGGTGCAGGGAGTATCCGGGTTCTCGTCCAGCAGCTTCTTCATGCAGCGCACAACGCCGGTGGCACTGGAATACTGCTCCAGACATCCGTGCTTGCCGCAGCCGCAGGCAGCGGTCTCGTGGCGGTCCACGGTGATGTGGCCGATCTCGCCGCCGGCACCGTGGGTGCCATCAATGACCTTGCCGTTGACGATGACACCACCGCCCACGCCGGTGCCCAGCGTGACCATGACCGCGCTGCGGCAGCCCTTGGCGGCACCCATCCAGATCTCGCCCAGAGCGGCCACGTTGGCATCGTTGCCCACCAGAACCTTGATGCCGCCCAGCATGGTGCTCAGCTCTTCGGCTACGTTGTGCTTGCCCCAGCCGCCGAGGTTTGCACAGATGATGGGCACGATGCGGCTGTCCAACACAGGGCCGGGCACGCCCACGCCCACGCCCTCTACCTGCTCAGCGGCAAGGCCTTTTTCCTGCATCTTGCCCTGCACGGCAGCGGCCAGATTTTTCAGAATGTGCTCACCGGCGTTGGAGGTGTCGGTGGGAACTTCCCACTTTTCCAGCAGTTCGCCGGTGGTCTTGAACAGGCCGATCTTGGCGGTGGTGCCGCCCAGATCGATGCCGAATGCGTATTCTTTCATGTCTCATTTACCTCTTTTTGACGGCCAGCGGCCGCAGTATTTCGCGTGTTCCAGTATACCACACCTACCCGCAAAAGAGCAGTGCCGCTGCGGATTTTCATGCAAACAGACGGAAAACGCAGTGGATATTTGGCACAAATGCCAGTGCTCACCGCACGGTGTTGGTCAGGCTGCCAATGCCGTCGATTTCGCAGCGCACCGTGTCGCCGGGCTTCAGAAACTGCGGCGGGTCCATGCCCATGCCCACGCCTGCCGGGGTGCCGGTGGCAATGATGGTGCCGGCCTTCAGGGTCATGCCCTGAGTCAGCTCGTGGATCACGTGGTCGATATCAAAGATCTGCAGGCCGGTGTTCGAGTCCTGCCGCTTTTCGCCGTTGACGAAGCTTCGGATGCCGAGCTTGGGCGGGTAGGTGTCGAATTCGTCTGCGGTAACGATGCAGGGGCCGATGGGCGTGAAGCCGTCCAGACTTTTGCCGAAATACCACTGCTTGTGGGCGGTCTGCACATCGCGGGCGGAAACATCGTTCAGGATGGTGTAGCCGAACACATAGTCTTTTGTCTGCCCGGCGGGCACATCCCTGGCATCTTTGCCCAGAACCACAGCCAGTTCGCATTCGTAGTCCAGCTTCTGCACAAGGTCAGTGTGAGCTTCAATAAAGCCGCCGTCCGGCACAGCGCGGGAAACGCGCTTGGAAAAATAAATGGCATCCTGATGTTTGGTTGCAAAGGCATCGGCAGAGTATTTCTCCGCTTCGTCCGAGTGGGCCATGTAGTTGATGCCAAGGCACACTACATCCTGCGCCGGGCAGGGAATAGGGCTTTGCAGCTGCACGGCATCCACGGGCAGGGCCGGGATGCCCGCAATGGCAAGCTGCAGGCCTGCCCGCACCTGCGGGGTCAGAAAGGGGATGGCATCGGACAAGGTTTCATAGGAAAGGCCCAGCCAGCTCAGCGGCCAGATCTGTGTGCCGTCCGGCGAAAGAATGGCCGGATCTTCTACGCCGTCCGGCAGGCGGCAGGTGACAAAACGCATTTCAGTTTCCTCCCTCAGTGGCGGTAGGCGATGGCGTTCTGGATGCGGTCGGCCTCAGCCTGCCCGGCCAGCTGGCGCACCAGCTCCAGCGCAAAGGGGATGGCACCGCCCAGACCGTAGCTGGTGGTGATATTGCCGTCCACTACCACTTCGGTATCCAGCACCTCGGCACCGGCCAATTTGTCTTGGAAACCGGCGTGCGCCGTGGCTTTTCTGCCCTCCAGCAGGCCGAGAGATGCCAGCACGCTGGGTGCTGCGCAGATGGCAGCTACCTTTTTGCCGCTCTTTGCAAAGGAAACGCAGGTGTCGGTAACGGTCTTGTTGGCGGCAAGGTTCGGGGTGCCGGGGATGCCGCCGGGCAGCACCACCATGTCCACATCCGAATAATCCACCTCTTCGGCCAGTGCGTCGGCGGTGATATGCACCTTGTGGCTGCTCACGATCTCGCGGCTGCCGGATGCGCTGGCCACGGTCACCTCCACCTTGGCGCGGCGCAGCAGATCGACCACCAGCAGGGCTTCACATTCCTCGGTGCCCTCGGCAAAAAATACAACAGCTTTGCTCATAAAAATCAAACCTCCCTGATTTCTGATGAAGACGGCGCATCTGCGCCGCATGAGGAAAAACGATAGAAGTACCCCGCTGGCGTGGGGACTTCTGCCTTCCCGGTTGAATGATAAAAGCCGCATACCGCACGGGCGGCACGCGGCATGGTTTGTGTGGAAGTTCAGTTTTGATCGTCGGCAGCTTTTTCCGCTTCCAGCAAGGCGCGTAACACGCTGTCGTTGGCACTCAGCACCCGGCTTACCCGGCTGATGATGGCGCTGGATGCACCGGTCTTATCCATGATCTCGGTGTAGATGCGCTTGTCCACCAGCATTTCAGCAATGTTGTAGCGCTGCTCCATTGCGCTCAGCTCGGAATAGCTGCACACATCCTGTAAAAAACGGTAGCACTGTTCCGGGGTCTTGAGCTGCAAAAATGCCTGATACAGACCGGACTGGCCGGTAGGATGATCTTTTGCCATGTTGTTCTCCTTTTTTGCAGATGCCGCCCACAGGCAGACACTTTATTACACTACACCAGTGTAGTACAAACGGGGAGAAATTTCAATAGCATTTGCGGCTTTTTAGCCCAGCGTGTGCTCAAATACCACTTCGTCCCGGGGGACGGTGCCGTTTTCCTGCTCGGCGGGCTTTAAATTGCGGTAGCGCAGGGCCTTGAAGAACTGCTGCACCGGCAGGGCCTTGGCGTGCACGGTACACCACACACGGCCCTTGCCCTCGCCGCGGGCCAGCCGCTCGCAGGAGAGCACGATGTCCCGGCCCAGTGCCTTGCCGCGGTATTCGGGCCTGAGGTACAGGTGCATCAGATGCAGGGCGGTGTTCTCCATCTTCCACGCAAAGTAGCCGATGGTCTTGCCGCCCAGAACCACGAGGAAGTAGTTCACATCGTTGTCGATGTCCTCCTCAATGGCATCGGCGCTCTGCAGCTCTTCCACAAGGGTGTCCAGCTGCTTTGCGGGATAGTAGCGCTTGTACACCTCGTGCCAGAGCTCACTGGCAAGGTCGGCGGTGGCGTGGATGTATTTGGCCTTGGCGACCAGCTTGTAATCAGGCTTCATAGTTCTCCTTATACTTTTACGATATAATCCGGCTTGCGGGGGCGGCGGGCTTGGGGTCTGCAGCAGGATAGCCCAGAATGCAGTGGCCGACGCCGACCCAATCGCCCTCGATGCCCCACTGCCGGAGCAGGGCCTTGCCCTCGTCGGATTCAAACTCTTCCTTTGCGCGGTTGATCCAGCAGCTGCCCAGCCCCAGCGAGGCCGCGGCCAGCATCAGATTGCCCATGACAAGGCTGCCGTCCTGCACGGCATTTTTGGAACCGGCATCGGCCAGCACTACCAGAATGGTAGGAGCGCCGTACATAGGGTCGGTGTCCTTGCCCATGACAGCGGCGTTCATGCGGGTGAGCTGGGCGCGGGTGGCAGCGTCCTGCACCACCACGATCTTTGCGCTCTGGCGGCCCATGGCGCTGGCAGCGTAGGTGCCGGCTTCCAGCACGGCATTCAGCTCTTCGTCGGTGATCTGCTCCGGCTTATAGGCACGGCAGCTGCGGCGGCTTTTAATGGTTTCCAAGGTTTCGTTGGTCATTCCAAATCCCTCCCTAAAAGCGTGTGCCTTTATTGTATCACAAGACAGGCCGGAGTGTAAAGAAATTCCCTGCAGAGACGGTTTTGTTGCGCGTAAACGTTATCGTTGCGGGAATCATGTCAAAATGCACAATAAAACGTAAAAAGATTATGGAAAAGCATTCTTGCTGCCAAAGGACAAATACGCTATAATAGGGCTACCAAACTGGAAAGGAGTCGTGCTCTATGGCAAAGGCATCGCAGGCAGTCATTCTGGAAAATGAATTTTATATCATCAAAGCCCCCAATGGAAAGGTACTGGAAGTAAAGAACTTCAACACCGAGAACGGCGCGGCCATCCAGCTGTGGAGCTATGCAGGCCATCCGTGGCAGCAGTGGCAGTTCGTGGATGCAGGCGAGGGCCGCTGGCGCATCTGCAACCGCTTTACCGGCAAGATGATGGATCTGGCCCTTGGCGGTGTGGTGGAGGGCACATGGCTGCACCAGTGGGACCGTACCAGCGGG
Above is a genomic segment from Faecalibacterium taiwanense containing:
- the moaC gene encoding cyclic pyranopterin monophosphate synthase MoaC, with the protein product MSETKLSHFDASGSAVMVDVSEKPVTARQAVARGIITMNAAAFAAVRDGTAQKGDVLGVARIAGIMAAKRTSELIPLCHPLPLSKLTVDFHLLPEQQAVEAVCTARTIGVTGVEMEALTGVSAALLTIYDMCKAVDKGMELGEIHLVEKTGGKSGHYVRAEGGYV
- a CDS encoding molybdopterin-binding protein; this translates as MKLIRTEDAVGQVLCHDITQIIPGQFKGARFRKGHIVQPEDIPVLLSIGKENLYVWEKRPGILHEDEAAALLYKAAAGRNIHGTEPKEGKIELVADCDGLLKIDRAALLAVNRTPQMMIATIHGDLPVKKGQKLAGTRIIPLVIEQEKMDAMQAAAGSEPILNVLPFHPKKFAVITTGSEVFKGRIEDKFTPVLVGKLAEYGCEMTYHKTCDDDPAGITAAILEAKAAGCEMIFTTGGMSVDPDDRTPLAIKNTGAEIITYGAPVLPGAMFLVSYLDGVPVCGLPGCVMYAKRTIFDLLLPRLLADDPITAEDIARLGEGGLCLGCAECHWPNCGFGHC
- a CDS encoding SMP-30/gluconolactonase/LRE family protein, translating into MRIGLIEFLLILAIASLTIGPQVALFVDRWMRRANRANARAARRRAEYAAQMAVERDALLKRFRTASTVFGVCILLALVYALVFRPIDTPPQGYTAPDVRQDTGAAQTALAADHKGTLDLGEYQGVDCIRTQDGLVYAAAYDGAALKKRTSDLVRTDGGHDAAILSVDGELTGFAFDGSGDLWLSILTPGGGSLCRAAHDSWGTAVEQVVTQIDGAPLGAVSAVEAAPDGRIYFAVAASASAADGLESTLRTELLAHTGTGCVYVYDPAARTVQKVLGGVAGASGLALSRDGSTLFVADLGNRCVWSAAADARDLTAGGKNCQSFVSGLPGYPGALAMDEDGTLYIGYRWARSSWLEKNADSTLLRGIALRAGRNLQEKLFSLPADAPCAEAVDTADGSWKRTVSSKGAGGVTALCPVESRLYLGLAGSEKVRSANL
- a CDS encoding DUF1653 domain-containing protein, giving the protein MEAFKYNVQPGRYRHFKGNEYEVLGMARHSETEEEMVVYRALYGERGLWVRPAAMWCETVERDGKVQPRFVRIEE
- a CDS encoding TIGR01440 family protein — protein: MTELLAEAKLKKGDVFVVGCSSSEIVGGHIGKDSSLEAAQAVYAGLAPVLAENGIWLAAQCCEHLNRAIIIEREAAEKYGWEEVCVVPRPHAGGSWATTCWKKFREPVAVEEIRAHAGIDIGGTLIGMHLKRVAVPVRLSLSKIGEANILCARTRPKLIGGERAKYTEED
- a CDS encoding ABC transporter ATP-binding protein, which codes for MSKTKINDPGAHHAGSGALIRRFLPYLAKYKMTLFLDLFCAALTTLCDIVLPKIMSTITNAAMGVGITLTAGIVLRLAALYFVLRIIDGAASYYMSSIGHIMGVHIETDMRRDAFDHLLKLDHTYYNNTKVGTIMGRITNDLFDVTEFAHHCPEEFFIAAIKIVVSFIILCRASVPLTLAVFACVPLMGVVSVYLNGRLRARFRQQRVQIGELNSTIEDSLLGQGVVKAFAAEDEEREKFAKGNRDFEQIKTLGYYAMGAFNTSTRLFDGLMYLVVILAGGLSLVYGRITAGDMVAYMLYVTTLIATIRRIVEFAEQFQRGMTGIERFAEIMDTPVTIGDAPDAVPLQPGPGDIRFENVSFEYPDDHNKVLHNVSLDIRPGERLALVGPSGGGKTTLCNLIPRFYEVTSGRILIDGQDIRHVTLKSLRQDIGIVQQDVYLFSGTVAQNIAYGKPGATREEIMEAARLAGAEKFILALKDGFDTYVGERGVKLSGGQKQRIAIARVFLKNPPILILDEATSALDNESEILVGQSLEKLAHGRTTLTIAHRLTTIKDYDRILVLGEEGIVESGTHDQLLAKQGVYYRLWNQLPGEDTL
- the moaA gene encoding GTP 3',8-cyclase MoaA; this translates as MFDAYGRNIHYLRLSVTDLCNLRCRYCMPDGVPKLAHEDILTYEEFLRLAALFAQCGIDTVRITGGEPLVRRGVEQLTAGLKAIPGIRRVALTTNGVLLAQKLPALLAAGLDSVNISLDTLHPETFRRITGKDELAAVQNGIRAALASGIPVKLNCVPQPGVNEGELESLAAFAQEHPLQVRFIEMMPIGFGAGLPGLSGPELLERFYRRWPRLQPVTGAAFGDGPAVYYSAPGWRGSIGLIAAVHGKFCASCNRVRLTSQGFLRPCLASESGTDLRALLRSGADDAALLQAIQNTILAKPREHHFGQGSMPATRGMYRIGG
- a CDS encoding molybdopterin-guanine dinucleotide biosynthesis protein MobB; translation: MILLYSEQKQALAAELSFKHPAVLAVSGSAGSGKTALLATLLPVLKSRGLKVGVIREADDLRLPAETDRLHEAGAEGVAVFTAGRYLLTEQFRLNEQDLLALFERHGYDLVLLEGFGDSGWAKIEVVRSSVSPVGTAFQPMAIVGDVPGADFALDDPTALADWIENQMPSL